The Buttiauxella selenatireducens genome has a window encoding:
- the rpsT gene encoding 30S ribosomal protein S20, translating to MANIKSAKKRAVQSEKARKHNASRRSMMRTFIKKVYAAIETGDKAAAQKAFNEMQPIVDRQASKGLIHKNKAARHKANLVAQINKLA from the coding sequence TTGGCTAATATCAAATCAGCTAAGAAACGTGCTGTACAGTCTGAAAAGGCTCGTAAGCACAACGCAAGCCGTCGCTCTATGATGCGTACTTTCATCAAGAAAGTATACGCAGCGATTGAAACTGGCGACAAAGCTGCTGCACAGAAAGCATTTAACGAAATGCAACCAATCGTGGATCGTCAGGCTAGCAAAGGTCTGATCCACAAAAACAAAGCTGCGCGTCATAAGGCTAACCTTGTAGCGCAAATCAACAAACTGGCTTAA
- the ribF gene encoding bifunctional riboflavin kinase/FAD synthetase, with amino-acid sequence MKLIRGIHNLRQNHHGCVLTIGNFDGVHRGHKSLLKGLCAEGRARNLPVMVMIFEPQPLELFAGDKAPARLTRLREKLRYLAECGVDYVLCVRFDRRFAAFTAQNFVSDLLVGRLGVKFLAVGDDFRFGAGRQGDFLLLQKAGQDIGFDVTSTQTFCEGGVRISSTAVRQALAEDDLALAESLLGHPFSISGRVVHGDELGRTIGFPTANLPLRRQVSPVKGVFAVEVAGLGDTLLPGVANIGTRPTVAGLRQQLEVHLLDVAMDLYGRHIDVVLRKKIRNEQRFASLDELKAQIAKDVVTAREFFGSNT; translated from the coding sequence ATGAAGCTGATACGCGGCATACATAATTTACGCCAGAACCACCACGGGTGTGTCCTCACCATTGGTAATTTCGATGGCGTTCATCGAGGCCACAAGTCCCTGCTAAAAGGGCTGTGTGCGGAAGGGCGTGCGCGCAATCTGCCGGTGATGGTCATGATCTTTGAACCGCAACCGCTTGAATTGTTCGCGGGCGATAAAGCTCCGGCGCGCCTGACACGACTGCGCGAAAAACTTCGTTATCTGGCCGAATGTGGTGTGGACTACGTGCTATGCGTACGGTTCGATCGTCGCTTTGCGGCGTTCACTGCACAAAACTTCGTCAGCGATCTGTTGGTTGGCCGCCTCGGGGTAAAATTTCTCGCGGTGGGGGATGATTTCCGCTTTGGCGCTGGTCGCCAGGGGGATTTCTTGTTATTACAGAAGGCTGGGCAGGATATTGGCTTTGACGTCACCAGTACGCAAACTTTCTGCGAGGGTGGTGTGCGCATTAGCAGTACAGCGGTGCGCCAGGCTCTGGCCGAAGACGACTTAGCATTGGCCGAGAGTTTGCTTGGTCATCCGTTTAGCATCTCCGGGCGTGTTGTCCACGGCGATGAGCTAGGAAGAACCATTGGTTTCCCAACGGCGAATTTACCGCTTCGTCGTCAGGTATCCCCGGTAAAAGGGGTGTTTGCGGTAGAAGTCGCAGGCCTTGGCGATACACTGCTGCCAGGTGTTGCCAACATTGGTACACGCCCAACGGTGGCGGGCTTGCGTCAGCAGTTAGAAGTCCATTTGCTGGACGTTGCAATGGACTTATATGGGCGCCATATTGATGTGGTGCTGCGTAAAAAAATACGTAATGAACAACGGTTTGCTTCGCTTGATGAACTGAAAGCGCAAATCGCCAAAGATGTGGTAACCGCCCGCGAATTTTTCGGGTCTAATACCTGA